A genomic segment from Conger conger chromosome 2, fConCon1.1, whole genome shotgun sequence encodes:
- the etv4 gene encoding ETS translocation variant 4 isoform X2, which produces MQHYSPKPSLDARLDSAYMNPPVSQPLPSHSYPMDHSSRYPQPSPEMCPQYPLPGQALQRTHPAPGGGGGGGGRGEGGGGYHRQLSDPCIPYLQQSFKQEYLDPLYERATHMARAPPQRYPPANMMVKQEPTDYTYEPGYPFENDSRVVPDKFEGEMKPEAGSVFREGAPYQRRGSLQLWQFLVALLDDPANIHFIAWTGRGMEFKLIEPEEVARLWGMQKNRPAMNYDKLSRSLRYYYEKGIMQKVAGERYVYKFVCEPEALISLAFQDNQRPSLKAEFDRYVNEEDTVPLSHLDEVVTYPPNQAGANVGSQPYSKCYMY; this is translated from the exons ATGCAGCACTACTCTCCCAAACCTTCCTTGGACGCCCGGCTTGACTCAGCATATATGAACCCACCTGTCTCACAGCCACTCCCTAGTCACAGTTATCCCATGGACCACAG CTCCAGATACCCGCAGCCTTCACCAGAGATGTGTCCCCAGTACCCTCTTCCGGGCCAGGCCCTGCAACGAACACACCCTGCTCccggtggaggtggaggaggaggaggacggggagaagggggagggggttacCATCGCCAACTGTCTGACCCCTGCATACCCTATCTGCAGCAAAGCTTCAAGCAGGAGTACTTGGACCCCTTGTATGAGCGGGCTACCCACATGGCCAGGGCCCCCCCACAGAGGTACCCCCCTGCCAACATGATGGTCAAGCAGGAGCCTACCGACTACACCTATGAGCCAG GTTATCCCTTTGAGAATGACTCCAGAGTTGTTCCAGATAAATTTGAAG GTGAGATGAAGCCGGAAGCTGGCAGTGTGTTTCGTGAGGGCGCCCCCTACCAGCGCCGTGGATCCCTGCAGCTTTGGCAGTTCTTGGTGGCTCTACTAGATGACCCTGCCAATATTCATTTCATTGCCTGGACTGGCCGTGGAATGGAGTTCAAACTCATTGAGCCGGAGGAG GTTGCTCGGCTGTGGGGGATGCAGAAGAACCGCCCCGCCATGAACTATGACAAGCTGAGCCGCTCTCTGCGCTACTACTATGAGAAGGGTATCATGCAGAAG GTGGCAGGTGAACGCTACGTGTACAAGTTTGTCTGCGAGCCTGAGGCCCTCATCTCACTGGCCTTCCAAGACAATCAGCGGCCAAGCCTAAAGGCCGAGTTTGATCGCTATGTCAACGAGGAGGACACTGTGCCCCTGTCCCACCTGGATGAGGTGGTGACCTACCCCCCCAATCAGGCTGGTGCCAACGTGGGCTCTCAGCCCTACTCCAAATGCTACATGTACTAa